GAGCCAACGCCCCGCAGGTGGCCGGGCCGTGGACCGGGACCGCGCCCGTGAGCGTCGCGCGCCCCCGGACGTTGGCCGACGCCATCGACGCGTTGGCCGACGCCCCCGACGCTGACCTGCTGGCCGGCGGGACCGATCTGATGGTCGAGGTCAACTTCGGCCATCGCCGCCCCCGACGGATCGTGGGGCTGCGGCGCGTCGAGGAGCTCCGCGGATGGCGACGTGAGGACGGCCGGTTCGACCTCGGCGCGCTGACGACGTACCGCCAGATCGAGGACGAGCTGGCGACCGTTCTGCCGGCATTCGCCGCGGCAGCGCGCACGGTCGGGTCGCCCCAGATCCGCAACGCCGGCACCGTGGGCGGCAACATCGGCACCGCCAGCCCCGCCGGCGACGCCCTGCCTCTGCTGGCCGCCCTGGATGCGGAGGTCGTATGCGACGGCATCGACGGGCGCCGCATCGTGGCGCTGCACGACTTCATCACCGGCCCCAAGCAGACCGACCGGCGGCCCGGCGAGCTGATCAGCCACGTCCGCTTCGACGCGTGCGCCGGTCCGCAGCAGTTTCTCAAGGTCGGTCCGCGCAACGCGATGGCCATCTCGACGGTCTGCCTCGCGTTGGTGGCCGACACCGACGGCCGCCGGGTCCGGGTTGGAACTGGCTCTGTGGCGCCGCGTCCGATGCGACCGGCCGAGGCCGAGGCGTTCGCGTCCGACGCGATCGACTGGGACGCCGGGGCGATGGCTCCCGACGACCTTGACACCTTCGGTGCGATGGTGGCCGGCGCCGCCAGCCCCGTCACGGACCACCGGGGTACGGAGGTGTACCGGCGGCACGCCGTCGGGGTGCTTGCCAGGCGCGCGCTGGCGCGGGCGCTGCGGGACATGACAGCGGGCGACGGGGCCGGATCGTGACGAGGAGGGGGCGATGACCGAGTTGGACACCGTTGGCGACGCGTCGGTGTCGTACGGGCTGCGGATCAACGGGCGGGACCGCGCGGTCCAGGCCGGCTGGCTCGGCGAGAGCCTGCTGTACGTGCTGCGTGAGCGCCTCGGCCTGCCGGGCGCCAAGAACGCCTGCGAGCAGGGGGAGTGCGGCTCGTGCTCGGTGCTGCTCGACGACGTGCTGGTGTGCGCATGCTGCGTGCTGGCGGCGGACGCGACCGACAGCGACATCCGCACGGTCGAGGGGCTCGGCGACGGCGGCC
This portion of the Euzebyales bacterium genome encodes:
- a CDS encoding FAD binding domain-containing protein translates to MSVARPRTLADAIDALADAPDADLLAGGTDLMVEVNFGHRRPRRIVGLRRVEELRGWRREDGRFDLGALTTYRQIEDELATVLPAFAAAARTVGSPQIRNAGTVGGNIGTASPAGDALPLLAALDAEVVCDGIDGRRIVALHDFITGPKQTDRRPGELISHVRFDACAGPQQFLKVGPRNAMAISTVCLALVADTDGRRVRVGTGSVAPRPMRPAEAEAFASDAIDWDAGAMAPDDLDTFGAMVAGAASPVTDHRGTEVYRRHAVGVLARRALARALRDMTAGDGAGS
- a CDS encoding (2Fe-2S)-binding protein codes for the protein MTELDTVGDASVSYGLRINGRDRAVQAGWLGESLLYVLRERLGLPGAKNACEQGECGSCSVLLDDVLVCACCVLAADATDSDIRTVEGLGDGGRLTDVQRAFLDEGAVQCGFCTPGLVIAIHDLLDRRPDADESTVREAISGNLCRCTGYGRILAAVAAVQRERSGD